Proteins encoded in a region of the Candidatus Afararchaeum irisae genome:
- the nikR gene encoding nickel-responsive transcriptional regulator NikR yields MPVVSISVPDKLLDRIDSFVDEHGYSGRSEFIRNASRELIGEFEDASLEGRHLIGTITVVFDFDNSEVENKMIELRHDFEDVVKSNVHSHVGESYCMEVFVLEGDLDEIKRFVGQVRSTSDVLDVNYTVHPIDELL; encoded by the coding sequence ATGCCCGTCGTCAGCATCTCGGTTCCCGACAAGCTCCTCGACCGAATAGACAGCTTCGTCGACGAACACGGCTACTCAGGGAGAAGCGAGTTCATACGGAACGCCTCGCGTGAGCTCATAGGCGAGTTCGAGGACGCGAGCTTAGAGGGACGTCACCTCATAGGTACGATAACCGTAGTCTTCGACTTCGACAACTCCGAGGTCGAGAACAAGATGATAGAGCTCAGACACGACTTCGAGGACGTCGTCAAGAGCAACGTACACTCACACGTCGGAGAGAGCTACTGCATGGAGGTCTTTGTCCTCGAAGGCGACTTAGACGAGATAAAGAGATTCGTGGGACAGGTCAGGTCGACCTCCGACGTTCTCGATGTCAACTACACCGTCCATCCGATAGACGAGCTACTCTAG